One Lucilia cuprina isolate Lc7/37 chromosome 4, ASM2204524v1, whole genome shotgun sequence DNA segment encodes these proteins:
- the LOC111683326 gene encoding fork head domain-containing protein FD4-like, translating into MPRPSRESYGDQKPPYSYISLTAMAIWSSPEKMLPLSDIYKFITDRFPYYRKNTQRWQNSLRHNLSFNDCFIKVPRRPDRPGKGAYWALHPQAFDMFENGSLLRRRKRFKLHKNDKDILNEELAALANLNRFFFTTTAHHSGTIGTTMPTLDVTPTSLIADTSFYVTRMQSANIALHSSPNSAIQHIHDVISPTVLKHHSNHSVSSMPTSTVTSTTILPQHPSPSSSAIDTTMQFNSYRPKRAFTIESLITPDKINDSSTEDSLNGDDRTDDIDVVDNSSILVDDSHPITMMASPDSSKNSTNNKNPPIDDTYRPLPPLHTITAAANLPFLQYTTGVNVTTTQSNMPQCYDIPASHPMLVMTNPMSNLHQTYYSNISIPISVSNVHHTTADIHHHRPNSTLRTV; encoded by the coding sequence ATGCCAAGACCATCGCGCGAATCATATGGTGATCAAAAGCCTCCATATTCATATATATCCTTGACTGCGATGGCTATTTGGAGTTCACCAGAAAAGATGCTACCTTTaagtgatatttataaatttataacagaCCGTTTTCCCTACTATCGCAAAAATACACAACGGTGGCAGAATTCATTGCGACATAATCTTAGTTTTAACGATTGTTTTATCAAAGTCCCTAGAAGACCTGATAGGCCGGGAAAAGGAGCGTATTGGGCTTTACATCCGCAAGCATTTGATATGTTTGAAAACGGAAGTTTATTAAGGCGAAGAAAAAGATTTAAGCTGCATAAGAACGATAAAGACATATTAAACGAAGAACTTGCTGCTCTTGCAAATCTAAACAGATTTTTCTTTACAACAACTGCACATCACAGTGGTACAATAGGAACTACAATGCCGACTTTAGACGTAACACCGACGTCTTTAATAGCGGATACAAGTTTTTACGTCACAAGAATGCAATCAGCAAATATTGCGCTACATTCCTCCCCAAATTCTGCGATTCAACATATTCATGATGTAATTTCACCGACGGTGTTAAAACACCATAGCAATCATTCAGTTTCCTCTATGCCAACATCCACTGTAACATCAACGACAATTCTTCCGCAGCATCCGTCTCCCTCATCATCTGCTATTGACACAACTATGCAATTTAATAGTTACCGTCCAAAACGGGCATTTACTATCGAAAGTCTTATTACTCCAGATAAAATCAATGATTCGTCTACTGAAGACAGTTTGAATGGAGATGATCGAACCGATGATATAGATGTTGTTGACAATAGTAGCATACTAGTTGATGATTCACACCCCATAACAATGATGGCTTCTCCTGATTCGTCcaaaaattctacaaataataaaaatccacCGATTGATGATACATACAGACCTTTGCCTCCACTACATACAATAACAGCTGCAGCAAATCTACCCTTTTTGCAATATACAACTGGTGTCAATGTCACAACAACCCAATCGAATATGCCTCAATGTTACGATATTCCCGCCTCTCATCCGATGCTAGTAATGACAAATCCAATGAGCAACCTTCATCAGACTTATTATTCAAATATAAGTATACCTATATCAGTGTCCAATGTTCACCATACAACTGCCGATATCCATCACCACCGCCCTAATTCAACCTTAAGAACTGTGTAG